The Zymoseptoria tritici IPO323 chromosome 4, whole genome shotgun sequence genome includes the window GAGGATTCGACTCGCACATTCACCTCATATGTCCACAGCAAGCGTACGAAGCGATCGCAAGTGGTATCACGACATTCCTTGGAGGGGGCACGGGACCAAGCACAAGCACAAATGCTACCACTTGTACCCCAAGCACAAACATGATCAAGTGGATGCTGCAAGCGTGCGACGAACTTCCGATGAATATCGGCATCACAGGCAAAGGCAACGACGCTGACCCCAAAGGTCTCCGAGAGCAAGCCGAAGCAGGCGTCTGCGGTCTGAAACTCCACGAAGACTGGGGAACGACTCCTAAAGCCATCGATACCTGCCTGACCGTGTGCGACGAGCACGACATACAATGCCTGATTCATACCGATACGCTCAACGAATCTGGCTTTGTCGAAACCACCGTGGCCTCATTTAAAGACCGCACCATCCACACCTACCATACCGAAGGAGCCGGTGGCGGCCACGCTCCGGACATCATCTCCGTCGTCGAACACAATAATGTGCTCCCCTCATCAACCAATCCTACTCGGCCTTTTACGAACAACACTCTCGATGAACATCTCGACATGCTTATGGTCTGCCACCATCTTTCCCGCAACATTCCCGAAGACGTGGCGTTTGCTGAATCAAGAATCCGCGCCGAGACCATCGCAGCCGAAGATGTTTTACACGACCTCGGCGCCATCAGCATGATGTCCTCGGACTCCCAAGCCATGGGTCGCTGCGGCGAGGTCATCCTCCGCACCTGGAACACGGCACACAAGAACAAAGTGCAGCGCGGGTTCCTTCCCGAGGACCAGGGTACTGGCGTGGACAACTTCCGCGTGAAGCGATACATCAGCAAATACACCATCAACCCGTCTATCACGCAGGGCATGGGCCACCTCATCGGCAGTGTGGAGGTCGGTAAGCTCGCGGACTTGGTGCTTTGGAATCCTGCCAATTTCGGCGCCAAACCCGCACAAGTCGTCAAGGGTGGGATGATCTCGTGGAGTCAGATGGGGGATCCGAACGCGAGTATTCCGACTGTGGAGCCGGTGATTATGAGACCTATGTTTGGCGCTATGAACCCGAATAGGAGCGTGATGTGGGTGAGTAAGGCGAGCGTGGAGAATGGAAAGGTGGAGGGATATGGGTTGAAAAAGAGGATTGAGGCTGTAAAGGGATGTAGGAGAATAGGGAAGAAGGATATGAAGTGGAATGATGCTATGCCGAGGATGAAGGTGGATCCTGAGAGATATGTGAGTCCTTTCGCTGCGAGGAGCGCGATTGTATTCAAGGATGTGATTGCTGACGACTTGTTTGACAGACCGTGGAGGCAGATGGTATGGTTTGCAAGGCTGAGCCGGCGGATACGTTACCGTTGTCGCAGGCTTATTTTATGTACTGAGACTTATTGTCTGTCGTTGACGGATGTTGTAATGTCTTCACGCGCATCGAGAGCGGTACCCTGTTGTCTTCCTCGTACGCCACGCTCATTCCGAGGGTAGTGGTTTTCGCTATTTCAGGCACTTCAAGCACTTCACCAAACCGCTTGCACCATGGTCGTAAGAGGGCATCGTCAGTGATGACCACGAGACTCAGGACATTGCTCAAATCGCTGCTCAGAGCGGACCTCGCCAAAGACTTGACGTGGCGTCCAACTTTGAAAGGCAGAGATCATGCTCAATCATCTTGAGTTCACGCCTTCCCGCATCCCAGGCTAGGTTCGATAACACAAGTAGCTCGTACCCGACCGACGCATTGCGGTCATGCAACGCATCCGTATGATAGCGGACAGCAGAAACGGCGCCGTGCTTCTCACACTTGTATGCAAAATTCCAACTTCGTAGGAGACCCATAATTATCCACTGCCGCTATGCTGTACGCCAAACCTGGTATCTCTGAATGCACAATCCGAACGGCAAAGCTCTTTCTCTCGAATCCAACAACACCTGACGCCCATACCCATATCTTCCCTCCTACTTGTACTGCGGCACCTGTCCCGCCGGTGGTTGATACTGTGTCTGCGCTCCTCCCTGCCCTGGCTGTCCCCAGCCCTGCGGCGGCTGATTCTGTAGCGGTATCTGTCCCTCCTGTTGCTTTGGCGGCGCACCTggtgctcctcctcctccgtccatTTGCTGTTGTACGTCCGGTCTGTACTTGATATCTGCAGAAACGAAGGATTCAAGTCAGCCGTAGTCCAGACGATCAGGGTCTGATGCAGAACAAGACCTGCTGAGGCTCTTGTGGAACGGTCTCGGGTTCTTGAGGCCTTGTGAGCGTTAGTACTGACCTTGCTTGAAGTGGCAGATGTGGCAGCCGACGGCGTGCCATGGTTTGAGGCTGAACGGTATGAGGGGGACCTGAAAGGGAAGCAGGAAAGTCAGTGCATGATGTGGTATGGCTGTCGCACGGAGGTGTTGCTCACGAAACAGAATGTAAACCATTCCCTAGAGGAGAGGATGTGGTTAGCTTGAGGCTGATGGCCGTGAAGGACATTGATGGCCGCAGAGAACTAGCTGGAGCCTCCGAGCCAGGGCAGCGCGCGAGTACAACATCTTGAGCTTACCATCGCTTGACGACTTTCCCGCTCCAATTACCGCAATTCTGACATTGGACTGTGATGTTCTCGTAGCCGGCTAAGAGTGATTCGAACGCTGGTCGAGGAGGTCAGCTAGCTGTTGGTTCCCACCGGTCCGCTGACGTCGCATTCATACTATGTGTTCCGCATGTGAAGATGAATGCCATGTTGCTGAAGTGTGCTTGTTATATCCTGCCGCCGTGGTCTCTGTGTCGTTGCAGTGATGTTGGAGTGATGTCGATCTATTGTGAAGTCCGCCTTTGTCCATTGCGCGGCGCGAGAGCTTGGAAGTTGCTGGGCAAACGCGCCTTTGCGCCACGTTCGACATCGTTCGTGGCGCAGCTCGCATGACATCTCTTTCACATGGCAAGCACTGTAGATCGCACGTATACCAATGGAATGAAACGAGCTCACGTTGGCATGACGGAGGACGATAATATCTCAATGACGAACGATTCCGATTTCTAGCCATTGATGTCACGAAAACAGTGCACGGCGCAGAAAGTCTATTGGATGTGAGGCTCATTTAGTTCCGACTATTGCCAAACGGGTAAATGATTCCGGCTTTGCTCGCTTTGATACCATAGGCAGCATCACTGATGACCGCGAGCGCAAATCCATGATGTTCAAAATGAAGCGTGCGCTGAGATCGTAGGCGTAAACGTTGACGACTGAGCAGAATGGATCGAAACGCTCGCAGAAACGGAGGCCTTTAAATGGCGGCTGAAATTTGTTCTTGTAGTCTGCGTTTGCAAGGTGTCTTGTATTGCGAGGCTGAACTCGtcgtagtcgtcgtcgtcgacttctCTACTGGGTCTTGAAAAGCAGAATGGCGCAGTGTCCCAAGTAGAAGTAGATGAAGTGCTTCGTCTCTGTGGTGATGGTCAGTATGCAAAACCGGCTGTCTCGAGGAGTCGAGATAGAGACATAGGCGTACCGTGAGTGACGAAGCTGCCGAAGTTGCGGCCGACAATGCAGTGCCATGTGGCTCCCTTGCGCTCATCGAACTGTAGCTGTGGTCAGGTTTCGCGGCCGACATGTGATTTCATGTCCGTTCGGCTAGACGTACAGTCTTCTTGATGTGGTGCGCAATTTCCTGAACACAGGTCAGCGAAGTGTTCATGCGCTTACGGTCAGGACGCCTCACCTTCTCGATCGAGTACTTGTCCATGGCCTCCTGAGCTGATGCGTATGTTAGATCTGCCGGGATTGCCCAACCCCCTGACTGACTCACCAACTTCGATCGCTTCATTCTGCATGTCGTCGCTCTGTGCAGATTGGTGTTAGTGGCACGCATGGTCGACCAGTGGAAGGCAATGATGGAGCAAATACCATATCCACAGACTTGATTTGAGCTGTAGTATGGTCAGCCACGCAGCGAAGCAATTATTGGCATGTGCGAATATCATACCCTCAAGCTTGTCCTGCTTCTGGTCGAGACCATCGTGGGTGTTTTGATTGCCAGACATTGCGAAAGTCCTCCAGACGACTGATGTATCGGGTCGTGGTGTTTATTGCGGATGCTGCGAGTGCGCAAAGGAGTCGAGGCGGGTGGGGTGCCG containing:
- a CDS encoding dynein light chain DYN2; this encodes MSGNQNTHDGLDQKQDKLEAQIKSVDMSDDMQNEAIEVAQEAMDKYSIEKEIAHHIKKTFDERKGATWHCIVGRNFGSFVTHETKHFIYFYLGHCAILLFKTQ